The nucleotide window AGACGCCGAAGTGGCCCGATTTGTCGGGAAATTTTTTCATTTTTTCGTTGATCTCCCCTGGAGGGCCTTCTATCATCCCACCCGTGAGATTCGCAAACAAAAAAGCCCTTATCACGGGCGCCAGCAGGGGAATCGGCGCCGCCATCGCCCTCAAACTGGCGGGCGAGGGGGCCGACATCATTCTTCACTACCGAAAAAATTCCGGGGCGGCGGTGGCGGTGAAGCAGGAGGTCGAAAAAGGGGGGCGCAAGGCGTGGCTGTACGCGGCCGATCTCTCCTCCGCGGACGAGACGGAGAAATTGCTTCTCGCGGTTAAAAAGGATCACCCCTCACTCGACATCCTTGTGGCCAACGCCGCCGCCACGTCGTTCAAGCCGCTTGCTCAACTGGAACAGCATCACATCGACAGGACGCTCAATCTGGTGGTCAAAAGCTTTATCCTGCTGGTAAAAGGCCTTCATCCGCTGATGCGGAACAAAAACGCCTCCAT belongs to Deltaproteobacteria bacterium and includes:
- a CDS encoding SDR family oxidoreductase, with amino-acid sequence MRFANKKALITGASRGIGAAIALKLAGEGADIILHYRKNSGAAVAVKQEVEKGGRKAWLYAADLSSADETEKLLLAVKKDHPSLDILVANAAATSFKPLAQLEQHHIDRTLNLVVKSFILLVKGLHPLMRNKNASIVTISGIDTAKVIPGHGLLACAKGALEILTKYFAAELGPFKIRVNSVNPGLVDTDSTRFYLGEAFEAAATAANALAPGKGVGLPSDVADIVAFLCSEEAGWITGQTIYADGGISAALPLK